The proteins below are encoded in one region of Chitinophagales bacterium:
- a CDS encoding c-type cytochrome → MKKFLKVFGIILFIIVIVVIAFISYLEVKGIPSYEAKDPGIKVQSDSAKIANGKRLSEMLCRQCHYNDVTDKFSGKNMTEGIEQFGTIYSANITQDKDYGIGSWTDGQLMWLLRTGIKRNGGYAPPWMPKLPHMSDYDVESIIAFLHSNDPWVQAASVQDTASAPSLLAKFLTNSVFKPLPYPSVAIPKPDTSDKVVLGRYIVTGMLDCYPCHSADFKTMNIPEPEKSVGFMGGGNMVGLNNEKQKMYSANLTPDRQTGIGGWTEEQFINALRFGQKPDGHPVRYPMIPYPQLSETEVKAVFAYLMQIPPIHNQINNPPQ, encoded by the coding sequence ATGAAAAAGTTTTTAAAAGTTTTTGGAATCATACTTTTTATTATAGTGATTGTGGTTATTGCCTTTATAAGTTATCTGGAAGTAAAAGGCATTCCATCTTATGAAGCCAAAGACCCGGGTATAAAGGTTCAAAGCGATTCGGCAAAAATTGCTAATGGTAAAAGACTGTCAGAAATGCTTTGCAGGCAATGCCATTACAACGATGTTACAGATAAATTTTCCGGAAAAAATATGACGGAAGGTATAGAACAGTTTGGAACCATTTATTCTGCAAACATTACGCAGGATAAGGACTATGGCATTGGTAGCTGGACTGATGGACAGCTGATGTGGCTGTTACGCACAGGCATAAAGCGCAATGGGGGTTATGCTCCACCGTGGATGCCAAAGCTTCCGCACATGAGCGATTATGATGTAGAAAGCATTATCGCTTTTTTGCATTCAAACGATCCCTGGGTACAGGCAGCTTCTGTTCAGGATACGGCCAGCGCACCATCCTTGCTTGCAAAGTTCCTTACCAACTCCGTTTTCAAACCACTTCCCTATCCATCAGTGGCTATCCCAAAACCAGATACGTCTGATAAAGTAGTCCTGGGCCGTTATATTGTTACCGGAATGCTCGATTGCTATCCCTGTCATTCAGCGGATTTTAAAACGATGAACATTCCTGAACCGGAAAAAAGCGTCGGATTTATGGGCGGTGGAAATATGGTCGGATTAAATAATGAAAAGCAAAAAATGTATTCGGCAAACCTTACACCCGATAGGCAGACGGGCATCGGGGGTTGGACGGAAGAACAATTTATCAACGCTTTACGGTTCGGACAAAAACCAGATGGTCATCCGGTTCGTTACCCGATGATTCCTTACCCTCAACTTTCTGAAACTGAGGTTAAGGCGGTATTTGCATATCTGATGCAGATTCCTCCTATTCATAATCAAATAAATAATCCTCCTCAATAA
- a CDS encoding rhomboid family intramembrane serine protease: MENSLEQSPEKRKLSISIFIPLMFVVLLWLVFIIQWSTRADFYKYGILPRHVSGLAGIVFTPFIHGSWDHLFSNSIPLLILGSVMIYFYRDIAYKVFLWIWLADGLGVWLFAREEYHIGASGLVYGMVGFVFFSGILRRNRKLLALSLVIIFLYGSIIWGILPFLIDISWEAHLFGLLAGIFFSVYYLHRGPSDDPVPEWMEEVDEDHDQEHPPDTIQMNTDFLPEKEEKDNEL; this comes from the coding sequence ATGGAAAATTCCCTGGAACAAAGTCCCGAAAAAAGAAAACTGTCGATCAGCATATTTATCCCGCTGATGTTTGTAGTGCTGCTGTGGCTTGTTTTTATTATTCAATGGAGTACCAGAGCTGATTTTTATAAGTATGGCATTTTACCCCGCCATGTGTCCGGTCTTGCAGGTATTGTTTTCACTCCTTTTATTCACGGCAGCTGGGATCATCTGTTTTCGAACTCTATACCACTTCTTATACTCGGCTCGGTGATGATTTATTTTTACAGAGATATTGCTTACAAGGTTTTCCTATGGATTTGGCTTGCAGATGGACTTGGTGTCTGGCTGTTTGCCCGTGAAGAATATCATATTGGCGCAAGCGGTTTGGTTTACGGAATGGTAGGTTTTGTTTTTTTTAGTGGAATTCTGCGGAGAAACCGGAAGCTGTTGGCATTATCGCTGGTTATTATTTTTTTATATGGCAGTATTATCTGGGGAATATTGCCCTTTCTTATTGATATTTCATGGGAAGCGCATCTATTCGGACTTCTGGCAGGAATATTTTTTTCTGTTTATTATTTGCACAGGGGACCTTCTGATGATCCCGTTCCGGAATGGATGGAAGAAGTTGATGAAGACCATGACCAGGAACATCCGCCCGATACTATTCAAATGAATACAGATTTTTTACCTGAAAAAGAAGAGAAAGATAATGAATTGTGA